In the genome of Hymenobacter taeanensis, one region contains:
- a CDS encoding ABC transporter permease/M1 family aminopeptidase: MAFLLMLAVGGVFGANVTVGGGGGRVLANSPYQITAILMVMSLFGSFITSSMMGTPVYRDFEHRTHSLYYTTPITKLGYLGGRFLGSFVVTVGIFLGAALGLWLATYWPTMLPAKLGPNHLATYLQPYLLIVIPNLFLTGAIFFTGATLSRSALAIYLGGVLFLVLYSISAGLRQNLDNETLKNLLDPLGASAIDLTQRYWTVAERNTQLLSWNTYMVQNRLLWVGAALLTLVACYVFFQFSFANKGASGSRPKAALGVAARPTSLQLPFVTPRFTPSLAWAQLGRLLRLEFFSTIRSVYFIGILGAGLLFLLISGLQVGKIYGTNTYPVTPVVVQLLVGTFALFQLIIITFYSGELVWRERDSNVHQIYDAMPMPSWVPFVAKLGALMLIQVLLLALVMLCGILLQTGMGYFRYELDVYVKYLFGFQLIDMLLLCVLAMLVQVLVNNKFMGHFIMILYYLFNIFKGQLGLEHNLYSYNSDPGVQYSAMNGFGHFVLPYFTFKLYWAAFAVLLALASSLLWPRGTETRFSWRWQQLKSSFSPGLRVLAGVALLAFAGLGAFIFYNTNVLNTYSTTAQQQKLQAGYEKTYKRYAKRPQPRVVAVNLNVDMFPAERDIRYRGSYWLLNRSGQPIDSVQILSDGKADIKQLTLARPGKEVLHDKLDELDFRIVRLTQPLQPGDSVQLNFDLAYTNPGFQNSGSNTSVVYNGTFVNNFQLPRIGYQEAYELGDDDVRKEQGLQPKPRMASVNDSAARMRNYISSDGDWIRFEATLSTSPDQIAIAPGYLQNEWTKDGRRYFQYKMDAPILNFYSFQSARYQVYKDHWNNIPIEIYYQPGHEYNLKRMATGVKKALEYYTANFGPYQHRQVRILEFPGYNSFAQSFPNTIPFSESIGFVAHVDSLDPEDIDYPLYVTAHEVAHQWFGHQIVSGNVQGGTLMSETLSQYGALMVMKHIYGEEKMKRFLKFELNSYLSGRATERKKEVPLYLVENQPYIHYRKGSLVMYALQDYLGEAAVNSALKEYHDKVAYQHPPFTNSVEFLDVMRKHTPDSLQYVVTDLFERITLYENKVDSATYRKLPNGQYRVQFTVDTKKLYADSLGNETADLKARDFIDVGVMGRKKIKGEWQDVPLMVQKRRLLPGRNRLEFTVPEKPDRVGIDPYNKLIDRNPNDNVKAPEEKKG, translated from the coding sequence ATGGCCTTTCTGCTCATGCTGGCGGTGGGCGGCGTGTTTGGCGCCAACGTAACAGTAGGCGGCGGGGGCGGCCGGGTGCTGGCCAACTCGCCCTATCAGATTACGGCCATCCTGATGGTGATGAGCTTGTTCGGCAGCTTCATCACCTCCTCCATGATGGGCACGCCGGTGTATCGTGATTTTGAGCACCGCACCCACTCGCTCTACTACACCACCCCCATTACTAAGTTGGGTTACCTCGGTGGGCGCTTTCTGGGCTCGTTCGTTGTAACGGTGGGCATTTTCCTGGGTGCGGCGCTGGGCCTGTGGCTGGCCACCTACTGGCCTACGATGCTGCCCGCTAAGCTGGGGCCGAACCACCTGGCCACGTACCTGCAGCCTTACCTGCTCATTGTCATTCCCAACCTGTTTCTGACGGGCGCTATTTTCTTCACGGGCGCTACGCTCTCACGCTCGGCGCTGGCCATTTACCTGGGTGGCGTGCTGTTTCTGGTGCTCTACTCTATAAGCGCTGGCCTACGGCAAAACCTTGATAACGAAACACTCAAGAACCTACTGGACCCGCTGGGTGCCAGCGCCATCGACCTGACCCAGCGTTACTGGACGGTAGCGGAGCGCAATACGCAGCTGCTCTCCTGGAACACCTACATGGTGCAAAACCGCCTGCTGTGGGTTGGCGCAGCCCTCCTGACCCTGGTGGCGTGTTATGTCTTTTTCCAGTTTTCCTTCGCTAACAAAGGAGCTTCCGGCTCGCGGCCCAAAGCGGCGCTGGGAGTGGCAGCCCGGCCTACGTCACTGCAGCTGCCCTTTGTAACGCCGCGTTTTACCCCTAGCCTGGCCTGGGCCCAATTGGGGCGTTTGCTCCGGCTGGAGTTTTTCAGCACCATCCGCAGCGTGTACTTCATTGGTATTCTGGGGGCTGGGCTGCTGTTCCTGCTGATTTCGGGCTTGCAGGTGGGCAAGATTTATGGTACCAATACCTACCCGGTTACGCCGGTGGTGGTGCAGCTGCTGGTAGGTACGTTTGCCTTGTTCCAGCTCATTATCATCACGTTTTACTCCGGTGAGCTGGTGTGGCGCGAACGGGACTCAAACGTTCATCAGATTTACGATGCCATGCCCATGCCCAGCTGGGTACCATTCGTGGCCAAGCTGGGGGCTCTGATGCTGATTCAGGTGCTGCTGCTGGCCTTGGTGATGCTCTGCGGAATCTTGCTGCAAACCGGCATGGGCTACTTCCGCTATGAGCTGGATGTGTACGTGAAGTATCTGTTCGGCTTCCAGCTCATTGATATGCTCTTGCTGTGCGTGCTGGCCATGCTGGTGCAGGTGCTCGTGAACAACAAGTTCATGGGGCACTTCATCATGATTCTATACTACCTGTTCAACATCTTTAAAGGGCAGCTAGGCCTGGAGCACAACCTGTATAGCTACAACTCTGACCCCGGCGTGCAGTACTCGGCCATGAATGGCTTCGGCCACTTTGTGCTGCCCTACTTCACCTTTAAACTGTATTGGGCGGCATTTGCGGTGTTGCTGGCGCTGGCCAGCAGCCTGCTGTGGCCCAGAGGCACCGAAACCCGCTTTTCGTGGCGCTGGCAGCAGCTGAAATCCAGCTTCTCGCCGGGCTTGCGCGTGCTGGCGGGCGTGGCACTGCTGGCGTTTGCAGGCCTGGGGGCCTTCATCTTCTATAATACCAACGTGCTGAACACGTACAGCACCACTGCCCAACAGCAGAAGCTGCAGGCAGGCTACGAAAAAACCTATAAGCGCTACGCCAAACGGCCGCAGCCCCGCGTGGTGGCGGTAAACCTGAATGTGGACATGTTCCCGGCAGAGCGCGACATTCGGTACCGCGGCTCCTACTGGCTGCTCAACCGCAGCGGCCAGCCCATTGACTCGGTGCAGATTCTCAGCGACGGTAAGGCTGATATTAAGCAACTCACGTTGGCGCGCCCCGGCAAAGAGGTGCTTCATGATAAACTAGACGAACTGGACTTCCGGATTGTGCGCCTAACTCAGCCCCTGCAACCCGGCGACTCCGTGCAGTTGAACTTCGACCTGGCCTACACCAACCCCGGCTTCCAGAACAGTGGCTCCAACACCAGCGTGGTGTACAATGGCACCTTCGTCAACAACTTTCAGCTGCCGCGCATCGGCTACCAGGAGGCCTACGAGCTCGGCGACGATGATGTGCGCAAAGAGCAGGGCCTGCAGCCCAAGCCGCGCATGGCCTCCGTGAACGACTCCGCGGCCCGCATGCGCAACTACATCAGCAGCGACGGCGACTGGATTCGGTTTGAAGCTACGCTCAGCACCTCCCCCGACCAGATTGCCATTGCCCCTGGCTACCTGCAGAACGAGTGGACCAAAGATGGCCGCCGCTACTTCCAGTATAAAATGGACGCGCCCATCCTCAACTTCTACTCCTTCCAGTCGGCCCGCTACCAGGTGTACAAAGACCACTGGAACAACATACCCATTGAGATTTACTACCAGCCCGGCCACGAGTACAACCTCAAGCGCATGGCCACGGGCGTAAAAAAGGCTCTGGAGTACTACACGGCTAACTTTGGCCCCTACCAGCACCGGCAAGTGCGCATTCTGGAGTTTCCCGGCTACAATAGCTTCGCGCAGAGCTTCCCCAACACCATTCCGTTCTCAGAAAGCATCGGTTTTGTGGCCCACGTAGATTCTCTGGACCCTGAGGACATTGACTACCCGCTCTACGTAACGGCTCACGAGGTGGCTCACCAGTGGTTTGGCCATCAGATTGTGAGCGGCAACGTGCAGGGCGGTACGCTCATGTCGGAAACCCTGAGCCAGTACGGCGCCCTGATGGTGATGAAGCACATTTACGGCGAGGAGAAAATGAAGCGTTTCCTCAAATTTGAGCTAAACTCCTACCTCTCGGGCCGTGCCACGGAGCGCAAGAAGGAGGTGCCGCTGTACCTGGTAGAAAACCAGCCCTACATCCATTACCGCAAGGGCTCCCTCGTGATGTATGCGCTCCAGGATTACCTGGGCGAGGCCGCCGTAAATAGCGCCCTCAAGGAGTACCACGACAAGGTGGCCTACCAGCACCCGCCCTTTACTAACTCAGTGGAATTTCTGGATGTGATGCGCAAGCACACCCCCGACTCGCTGCAATACGTGGTGACAGACCTGTTTGAGCGCATCACGCTCTATGAGAACAAGGTTGACTCGGCCACTTACCGCAAGCTCCCGAATGGGCAGTATCGCGTGCAGTTCACCGTAGATACCAAGAAGCTTTACGCCGACTCCCTGGGCAACGAAACTGCCGACCTTAAAGCCCGCGACTTTATTGATGTGGGCGTAATGGGCCGCAAAAAAATAAAGGGCGAGTGGCAGGATGTCCCGCTAATGGTACAAAAGCGCCGCCTGTTACCCGGCCGAAACCGCCTGGAATTCACCGTGCCCGAGAAGCCAGACCGCGTTGGCATCGACCCCTACAACAAGCTCATTGACCGCAACCCCAACGATAACGTGAAGGCGCCGGAGGAGAAGAAAGGGTAA
- a CDS encoding ABC transporter ATP-binding protein yields MELVIEHLSKTYPNGTRALHDVSLQIAPGMFGLLGPNGAGKSSLMRTISTLQEADSGSIRLGEIDVLRQPEHVRQVLGYLPQEFGVYPKVSAAELLEHFAVLKGISNKSERRQVVDALLHQTNLWEARNKNLGGYSGGMKQRFGIAQALLGDPKLIIVDEPTAGLDPTERNRFHNLLAEIGEDRIVILSTHIVSDVSDLCRQFAIINKGQVLYTGDPLVAIEEMRGQIWRRNVSKDELGQYQQQFSVISSRLFAGQTIIHVHSIAQPGNGFEAVEPTLEDVYFARIHAAEQVAAEASKA; encoded by the coding sequence ATGGAACTGGTCATTGAACATCTCTCCAAGACATACCCCAACGGCACCCGCGCCCTTCATGATGTATCATTGCAGATTGCGCCGGGCATGTTTGGTTTGCTGGGCCCGAACGGGGCCGGTAAATCATCATTAATGCGCACCATTTCCACGCTGCAGGAGGCGGACTCGGGCAGTATTAGGCTGGGAGAGATTGACGTGCTGCGCCAGCCGGAGCACGTGCGGCAGGTGCTGGGCTACTTGCCCCAGGAGTTTGGCGTGTACCCGAAAGTGTCGGCGGCGGAGCTGCTGGAGCACTTTGCGGTGCTGAAGGGCATCAGCAATAAGAGTGAGCGGCGGCAGGTAGTAGATGCCTTGCTGCACCAAACCAACCTCTGGGAGGCGCGCAACAAGAACTTGGGCGGCTACTCCGGTGGCATGAAGCAACGCTTTGGCATTGCCCAGGCCCTGCTCGGCGACCCAAAACTCATTATCGTGGATGAGCCTACCGCTGGCCTGGACCCTACCGAACGTAACCGCTTCCACAACCTGCTGGCCGAAATCGGCGAGGACCGCATCGTGATTCTGAGCACGCACATCGTATCGGATGTATCAGACCTGTGCCGGCAGTTCGCCATCATCAACAAAGGCCAGGTGCTATACACCGGCGACCCGCTGGTGGCCATTGAGGAAATGCGCGGGCAAATCTGGCGGCGCAACGTCAGCAAAGACGAGCTAGGCCAGTACCAGCAGCAATTCTCCGTGATTTCGTCGCGCCTGTTTGCGGGCCAAACCATCATTCACGTGCATAGCATCGCGCAACCCGGCAACGGTTTTGAGGCCGTGGAGCCCACGCTGGAGGACGTGTACTTCGCCCGCATTCACGCCGCCGAGCAGGTAGCCGCGGAAGCTTCCAAAGCTTAA